From a region of the Triticum aestivum cultivar Chinese Spring chromosome 7D, IWGSC CS RefSeq v2.1, whole genome shotgun sequence genome:
- the LOC123167004 gene encoding protein TRIGALACTOSYLDIACYLGLYCEROL 2, chloroplastic has protein sequence MRRLPAAPPRPVLHPHVSPALGVLQQHGRVAMARTIPVVCYSYLLPNRRTPSQGAKFEPLRSRSTGRDRGSAMARANPVAASGGEASPDGGRNPFAPLVELWRRTVQPLGDYGFGKRSVWEGGVGLFMVSGAALLALALAWLRGFQLRSRFRKYSAVFEFSQACGICVGTPLRIRGVTVGSVVRVDSSLRSIDAYVEVEDDKIIVPRNSLVEVNQSGLLMETMIDITPKDPLPTPSVGPLDTDCSKEGLILCDKERMKGQQGVSLDAMVGIFTRLGRDMEEIGVHKSFKLAEKVASIMEEAQPLLSRIEALAEEVQPLVSEVRDSDLVKDVETIAKGLADASGDLRRLKSSMLTPENSDLIKQSIFTLIFTLKNIESISSDISGFTGDEATRRNIKLLIKSLSRLL, from the exons ATGCGCCGCCTACCTGCTGCTCCTCCCCGCCCAGTTCTCCACCCTCACGTCTCCCCCGCGCTCGGAGTACTGCAACAGCATGGCCGAGTGGCGATGGCAAGGACGATCCCCGTAGTATGCTACTCCTACCTGCTACCAAATCGCAGGACGCCCAGCCAGGGCGCCAAATTCGAACCTCTACGATCCAGATCAACCGGTCGGGACCGGGGCTCCGCAATGGCCCGAGCGAATCCCGTAGCCGCGAGCGGCGGCGAGGCGTCGCCGGATGGCGGCAGGAACCCGTTTGCCCCGCTCGTCGAGCTGTGGCGCCGGACGGTGCAGCCGCTAGGGGACTACGGATTCGGCAAGCGCAGCGTCTGGGAAGGCGGGGTTGGGCTCTTCATGGTCTCCGGGGCGGCCCTGCTGGCGCTCGCGCTCGCGTGGCTCCGGGGGTTCCAGCTGCGCTCGCGCTTCCGCAAGTACAGCGCCGTGTTCGAGTTCAGCCAGGCGTGCGGGATCTGCGTCGGCACGCCCCTCAGGATACGCGGTGTCACCGTCGGGAGCGTCGTCCGCGTCGACTCTTCACTCAGGAGTATTGATGCCTATGTTGAG GTTGAAGATGATAAAATTATTGTGCCCCGTAATTCATTGGTTGAGGTGAATCAATCTGGCCTCCTAATGGAGACAATGATCGATATTACACCAAAAGATCCACTCCCAACACCTTCAGTTGGTCCACTGGACACAGACTGTTCCAAAGAAGGCTTAATCCTCTGTGACAAAGAGAGAATGAAAGGACAACAAGGAGTAAGCTTAGATGCAATGGTGGGTATATTTACCCGTCTAGGAAGAGACATGGAGGAAATTGGTGTTCATAAAAGCTTCAAGTTGGCGGAAAAGGTTGCATCTATAATGGAAGAAGCACAACCTCTCCTTTCACGG ATTGAAGCATTAGCTGAAGAAGTTCAACCTTTGGTCTCGGAGGTGCGTGATAGTGATCTGGTGAAGGATGTGGAGACTATAGCTAAAGGCCTGGCTGACGCGTCTGGTGATTTAAG AAGGTTGAAGTCTTCCATGCTTACCCCTGAGAACAGTGATCTAATCAAGCAGTCTATATTCACCCTTATATTTACTCTGAAGAACATTGAG AGTATTAGCTCGGACATCTCTGGTTTCACCGGCGACGAGGCGACACGGCGGAACATCAAGCTGCTGATCAAGTCCCTCAGCAGACTATTGTGA